A region of Dermochelys coriacea isolate rDerCor1 chromosome 1, rDerCor1.pri.v4, whole genome shotgun sequence DNA encodes the following proteins:
- the GPRC5A gene encoding retinoic acid-induced protein 3, protein MASTPPPGCNKNIDSDYYLLCDMEQAWGIVLETLATAGVIVTISFMLLLLIFIGKVQDSTKRSMIPIYFLFLLGTLGIFSLTFAFIIKLNVRTGPTRFFLFGVLFALCFSCLLTHAFNLVKLVRGKAPFWYPVLLVIAISLTIVQIIIAIVYVVVIVARQNMNFTTMSPEQRNMDFVMLLIYVLLLMALTFLVSMFTFCGTYKGWKRHGVHIYVTGLFSIAIWVVWITMLMRGNPELKKQPIWDDPVISIALVSNGWVFLMMYMVPEFCFLTRPRNPEDYPPENYFCQPKLMKKSFGVENQAYIKEETTTGPGYNGDTRYIPHSAHFQMESLKPQQEFSIPRPKTQVSPYEDYTGGQGTK, encoded by the exons ATGGCTTCCACACCTCCTCCAGGCTGCAACAAGAACATTGACTCTGATTATTATTTACTCTGTGACATGGAACAAGCCTGGGGCATCGTCCTGGAAACACTGGCTACAGCTGGTGTCATTGTCACCATCAGTTTCATGCTCTTGCTACTCATCTTCATTGGTAAGGTCCAAGACTCCACCAAGCGAAGCATGATCCCTATCTATTTCCTCTTCCTCTTAGGCACCCTAGGGATCTTCAGCCTCACCTTTGCTTTCATCATTAAACTCAATGTCCGGACCGGCCCCACCCGCTTCTTCCTCTTTGGTGTCCTCTTTGCCCTCTGCTTTTCCTGCCTCCTGACCCATGCCTTCAACCTTGTCAAACTGGTGAGGGGGAAGGCCCCCTTTTGGTACCCGGTGTTGCTAGTTATTGCCATTAGCCTCACTATAGTGCAGATTATTATAGCCATAGTGTATGTAGTCGTCATAGTGGCCAGACAAAATATGAACTTTACTACGATGAGTCCAGAACAACGCAATATGGACTTTGTCATGCTTCTGATCTACGTGCTCCTCTTGATGGCGCTCACCTTCCTGGTTTCCATGTTCACCTTCTGTGGGACATACAAAGGCTGGAAGAGGCATGGAGTACACATCTATGTCACTGGCCTGTTCTCCATAGCTATCTGGGTGGTGTGGATTACCATGCTCATGCGAGGCAACCCAGAATTAAAGAAACAGCCCATCTGGGATGATCCTGTCATTAGCATCGCTTTGGTGTCCAACGGATGGGTCTTCCTGATGATGTACATGGTGCCTGAATTCTGCTTCCTCACCAGACCACGCAATCCTGAGGACTACCCTCCAGAAAACTATTTTTGCCAACCTAAACTCATGAAGAAGAGCTTTGGAGTGGAGAACCAAGCCTATATCAAGGAGGAGACCACAACAG gCCCAGGATACAATGGAGACACACGCTACATCCCACATTCTGCTCACTTTCAGATGGAG AGCCTCAAACCCCAGCAGGAGTTTTCCATCCCCCGGCCTAAAACGCAGGTCAGTCCGTACGAGGATTACACCGGCGGGCAAGGCACCAAGTAA